CCGGGAGCGGTCAGCTCGTCGGGGGAGGCCATTTCCTCGCCCGCCGCGGCCGCGAACAGGGCCGCCGGTGTCGCCAGCAGCGCTGCGACACAAATCAATATGAATGCACGTCTCATTGCATCCTCCTCTCTGTGATGTGTCCCGCACAGGCGGGACCCGTTGCCATTACGGCTTAGGTACGGCTTGCTGAAAGGGGGCTAACCCTTGATGGAACCGACCATGATGCCCTTGACGAAGTGGCGCTGGATGAAGGGGTAGAGGATCATCAGCGGGGCGATGGCCACCACTATTGTACCATATCGGAGCAGATCCGCCAAAAGCTGGCGGCGCTGGATCTCCTCCGGCGACAGCGCCTCCAGGCCCTCGCCGCCGCCGGACAGGAGCTGGTTGAGGATCAGCATGCGCCGCAACACGAGCTGCAGCGGGTACTTGGCCTGGTCGTTGATGAACAGCAGGGCGTGGAAGAAGGCGTTCCAGTTCTGCACTACGTTGAACAGCACCACGATGGCGATGATCGCCTGGCCCACCGGAAGCACGATGCTGATGAAGAAGCGCGTGTTGGTGCAGCCGTCGAGCTGCGCCGACTCCAGCAGTTCGTCGGGGATGTTGGACTGGAAGAAGGTGCGCGCCACGATCAGGTTGAACACGTTGACGGCGTTGGGCAGCATCAGCGACCAGATCGAGTCCTTCAGACCTAGCTTGAGCACGACCACGTAGAACGGAATGATGCCGCCGGTAAAGTACAGGGTGAACACGAAGTAGAACATGATCAGCCCGCGCCAGCGCATGTCGCGGCGCGACAGGGCGTAGGCAGCGGGAATGGTGAGCAC
The window above is part of the Spirochaetaceae bacterium genome. Proteins encoded here:
- a CDS encoding carbohydrate ABC transporter permease — encoded protein: MVDFRSRADRLFDRVNVAMLTVVLVATLYPVYFVVIASVSSPTLVSAGHVYLWPEGFNVEGYTYILRDKRIMIGYRNSLIYAVGQTVVSLVLTIPAAYALSRRDMRWRGLIMFYFVFTLYFTGGIIPFYVVVLKLGLKDSIWSLMLPNAVNVFNLIVARTFFQSNIPDELLESAQLDGCTNTRFFISIVLPVGQAIIAIVVLFNVVQNWNAFFHALLFINDQAKYPLQLVLRRMLILNQLLSGGGEGLEALSPEEIQRRQLLADLLRYGTIVVAIAPLMILYPFIQRHFVKGIMVGSIKG